One part of the Populus alba chromosome 18, ASM523922v2, whole genome shotgun sequence genome encodes these proteins:
- the LOC118030157 gene encoding glutamate receptor 2.8: MAENTSIPVNIGVVLDLDSDLDGKIALSCIEMALSDFYATHGDYKTRLVLNTRDSMKDVVGAAAAALDLIKNVEVQAILGPTTSMQASFVIDLGEKARVPILSFSATSPSLTSIRSAYFYRATLNDSTQVNAISALVQAFGWREAIPIYIDNEYGEGIIPYLTDALQAVDARVPYRSVISPSATDEQIVEELHKLRRMQTKVFIVHMNRSLGTRFFAKAKENSMMSEGYVWIMTDGLTVNLLSSPNPSVTKTIQGVLGVKPYVPSTKEIQDFRVRWKRKFQQDNPYIIDAELNIYGLRGYDGATALAMAVEKAGTKNFGFRKENVSSRSSTDLATLGVSLNGPNLLQALSNTSFKGLTGDYHFVDGQLQPPAFQIVNVNGNGGREIGFWTPTKGLVKQLVPSNGTNWNSVSGISTLIFPGDTTVVPKGRGIPTKEIKLRIGVPVKSSFRQFVDVIKYPGSNTTKITGFCIDVFDTVVKKLPYDLPYEYVPFAKPDGEPAGTYNDLVYQVYLKNFDAVVGDITIVYSRSLYVDYTLPFIESGVSVFVPIEGHSTENAWFFLKPLTWDLWVSSLIFFVFIGFVVWVLEHRINGDFRGPASHQAGTIFWFSFSTMVFAQRERVVSNLSRVVVIIWCFVVLILTQSYTASLSSLLTVQQLKVTDVNELVNKGEYVGYQKGSFVLGILLGLGFDKSKILAYDSPEECHELFSKGSGNGGIAAAFDEIPYIRLLMPEYRSKYTVIDLSFKMGGFGFVFPKGSSHVPDISRAILNMVEGDKMKDIQDKWFGDQTSYPDSGTSVSSNTLGIKTFWGLFLIAGIAALSALIIFIVMFVHQEGRVALRPSDSTTSVWSKIRHLFSIFNQRDFTSHIEVNDRNGIHFPSVGTASPSGFSAHTEFHGYPSSAGCDSSPNSQASHEVVIISADKLSNPNQERPVEGNQKSNVNHQTRTRTDQRSNAIIHRSRISAGVSPLVADL; the protein is encoded by the exons ATGGCTGAAAACACATCTATCCCAGTGAATATTGGTGTGGTTCTTGACCTGGACAGTGATTTGGATGGCAAAATTGCGTTGAGTTGCATCGAAATGGCCCTCTCTGACTTTTATGCCACTCATGGTGACTACAAAACCAGACTAGTCCTCAACACCAGGGACTCCATGAAAGATGTTGTTGGTGCAGCTGCAGCAG CCCTGGACTTGATAAAAAATGTGGAAGTCCAAGCAATCTTAGGGCCAACAACATCAATGCAAGCCAGCTTTGTTATTGACCTTGGAGAAAAAGCTCGGGTGCCCATACTGTCATTTTCGGCAACAAGTCCTTCTCTTACTTCCATTAGGAGTGCCTATTTTTATCGAGCTACACTTAATGACTCAACTCAAGTTAATGCCATAAGTGCTTTAGTTCAAGCCTTCGGATGGAGAGAAGCAATACCCATCTACATCGACAACGAATATGGAGAGGGAATCATACCTTATTTAACTGATGCTTTGCAAGCAGTGGATGCTCGTGTTCCCTACCGGAGTGTCATTTCTCCATCAGCCACTGATGAACAAATTGTTGAGGAGCTTCATAAGTTGAGGAGAATGCAAACTAAAGTTTTCATTGTGCACATGAATCGCTCTCTTGGCACTCGGTTTTTCGCCAAGGCAAAAGAGAATAGTATGATGAGTGAAGGCTATGTTTGGATCATGACTGATGGTCTGACAGTTAATTTGTTGAGTTCACCAAATCCTTCTGTTACTAAGACAATACAAGGAGTACTGGGTGTTAAGCCTTATGTTCCAAGTACAAAGGAGATCCAAGATTTTCGAGTTCGGTGGAAAAGGAAATTCCAACAAGATAATCCATATATTATCGATGCTGAGTTGAACATTTACGGACTACGGGGCTATGATGGTGCCACGGCTTTGGCCATGGCAGTTGAGAAAGCTGGAACTAAAAATTTTGGCTTTCGAAAGGAAAATGTTTCTAGCAGGTCATCAACGGATCTTGCAACTCTTGGCGTCTCTTTAAATGGTCCAAACCTTCTTCAAGCTTTATCAAACACTAGTTTCAAAGGCCTTACAGGAGATTACCATTTTGTTGATGGGCAGTTGCAACCTCCAGCTTTCCAGATAGTTAATGTGAATGGAAATGGAGGAAGAGAGATTGGATTTTGGACACCAACCAAAGGACTTGTGAAACAATTGGTTCCTAGTAATGGTACGAATTGGAATTCTGTGTCCGgtatttcaactttaattttccCAGGGGACACCACTGTTGTTCCCAAGGGACGGGGGATTCCCACAAAAGAAATTAAGTTGAGAATAGGAGTGCCGGTGAAGTCCAGCTTCAGACAGTTTGTGGACGTCATAAAATATCCTGGTTCTAACACCACAAAAATCACCGGATTCTGCATAGATGTTTTTGATACTGTTGTCAAAAAATTGCCTTATGATTTGCCTTATGAGTATGTCCCCTTTGCCAAGCCTGACGGCGAGCCTGCTGGAACTTACAATGATCTGGTCTATCAAGTGTACTTAAAG AATTTTGATGCTGTGGTTGGAGATATTACCATTGTCTACAGCAGATCCTTGTACGTCGACTATACTTTGCCTTTCATAGAAAGCGGTGTCTCCGTTTTTGTTCCTATAGAAGGTCACTCTACCGAAAATGCTTGGTTCTTCTTGAAACCTTTGACATGGGACCTTTGGGTGAGCAGTCTtatattctttgttttcattGGATTTGTTGTCTGGGTTCTTGAGCACAGAATAAATGGAGATTTTCGAGGACCTGCTTCTCATCAAGCTGGCACAATCTTCTGGTTTTCCTTCTCAACAATGGTGTTCGCACAAC gGGAGAGAGTGGTTAGCAACTTGTCTAGAGTAGTGGTAATCATATGGTGTTTTGTTGTGCTGATCCTCACACAGAGTTATACCGCCAGTTTATCTAGCCTACTTACAGTCCAGCAGCTAAAAGTTACTGATGTAAATGAGCTCGTTAACAAGGGGGAGTACGTGGGCTACCAGAAGGGTTCTTTTGTTCTAGGAATCTTGTTAGGCTTGGGGTTCGACAAGTCCAAGATCTTGGCGTATGATTCTCCAGAAGAATGCCACGAACTCTTCTCCAAAGGAAGTGGAAATGGTGGTATTGCTGCTGCATTCGATGAAATTCCATATATTAGGCTCTTAATGCCAGAATATCGCTCCAAATATACAGTGATTGATCTTTCATTTAAAATGGGAGGTTTTGGCTTT gTCTTCCCTAAAGGTTCTTCTCATGTACCTGACATATCAAGGGCGATTTTGAATATGGTCGAGGGAGATAAAATGAAGGACATCCAGGATAAATGGTTTGGCGATCAAACTAGTTATCCAGATTCCGGCACCTCGGTTTCGTCTAATACCCTTGGTATCAAGACTTTCTGgggattatttttaattgctggAATAGCTGCACTTTCAGCTCTCATTATCTTCATAGTGATGTTTGTTCATCAGGAGGGGAGAGTAGCCTTGAGACCCTCTGACTCCACAACTTCAGTATGGAGTAAAATTCGACATTTGTTTAGCATTTTCAATCAAAGGGACTTCACATCCCATATCGAAGTGAACGACAGGAATGGGATTCATTTTCCAAGTGTGGGCACGGCAAGTCCGTCGGGCTTTTCAGCTCACACTGAATTTCATGGATATCCATCCTCTGCAGGTTGTGATTCCAGTCCAAATAGCCAAGCATCTCATGAAGTAGTGATAATAAGTGCTGATAAGCTCTCCAACCCAAATCAAGAGAGGCCCGTTGAGGGAAATCAGAAGTCTAATGTTAATCATCAGACGCGGACCCGTACTGATCAGAGGTCTAACGCTATTATTCATCGGAG TCGAATTTCCGCTGGAGTTTCTCCCCTGGTTGCTGACTTATAG